A single region of the Rhodospirillales bacterium genome encodes:
- a CDS encoding DUF2066 domain-containing protein: MATFYKHFALVYTVFCVVFSCGALAQDDIYTVENVEVDVTADNAVQARENAMEEAQVKAYRMLAEKLLPPEEFEVFETPDSTTISALVQDFEVTNEQLSAVRYKGVFTVRFRPGAMRSRLAAGGTPYVEDVVQAGSLLVFPFYQYGSRMTLWEPSNEWMKAWVRPQEGEAESLTIVPMGDLLDVSQVRDDQALTYAPEMMKRMMARYEAEEAAILIAAPKRTGVEADAPLSLDVRLYEVGESGPEYMRSVSIDSLPEEGRDAFYDRSVREVKNMLRGNWKQKRVITPAQIRFFEARVHFTSVQEWVKTKNVLDRLPGMQTILIKGLKPKQAEVQLQYAGDEDHLRQALQRAGIVMQAGYGQQAGYVPGYSNAAAGSLVYDLSMGRRPY, encoded by the coding sequence ATGGCGACATTCTATAAACATTTTGCATTGGTTTATACAGTCTTTTGTGTGGTTTTTTCCTGCGGGGCCCTTGCGCAGGACGATATTTACACGGTTGAAAATGTCGAGGTGGACGTGACGGCGGACAATGCCGTGCAGGCGCGGGAAAATGCGATGGAGGAAGCGCAGGTCAAAGCCTACCGGATGCTGGCGGAAAAACTGCTGCCGCCGGAAGAATTCGAAGTCTTTGAAACGCCCGATTCCACGACTATTTCTGCGCTGGTTCAGGATTTCGAAGTCACCAACGAACAGCTTTCCGCCGTTCGCTATAAAGGCGTTTTTACGGTGCGTTTTCGTCCCGGCGCCATGCGTTCGCGTCTGGCCGCGGGGGGGACGCCCTATGTCGAAGATGTTGTGCAGGCCGGTTCCCTGCTTGTGTTTCCGTTCTATCAATATGGATCGCGCATGACTTTGTGGGAGCCGTCCAACGAATGGATGAAAGCCTGGGTCCGGCCGCAAGAGGGTGAGGCGGAGTCCCTGACGATCGTTCCCATGGGGGATTTGCTGGATGTCTCGCAGGTGCGGGACGATCAGGCCCTCACTTATGCGCCCGAAATGATGAAGCGGATGATGGCGCGCTACGAGGCCGAGGAGGCCGCTATTTTGATCGCGGCGCCCAAAAGGACGGGCGTTGAGGCCGATGCGCCGCTGTCTCTGGATGTCAGGCTTTACGAAGTGGGGGAAAGCGGGCCGGAATATATGCGCTCTGTGAGCATCGACTCTTTGCCCGAAGAAGGCAGGGATGCCTTTTATGACCGTTCGGTGCGCGAAGTTAAAAACATGCTGCGCGGAAACTGGAAACAAAAAAGGGTGATTACGCCCGCACAGATCCGGTTCTTTGAGGCGCGCGTTCATTTTACGTCGGTGCAGGAATGGGTCAAAACCAAGAATGTTCTGGATCGTTTGCCCGGGATGCAAACGATTTTGATTAAAGGGCTGAAGCCCAAGCAGGCGGAGGTCCAGCTTCAATATGCGGGCGACGAAGACCATTTGCGTCAGGCGTTGCAGCGCGCGGGCATTGTGATGCAGGCCGGATACGGGCAGCAGGCGGGCTATGTTCCCGGGTATAGCAATGCGGCCGCCGGCAGTCTTGTTTACGATCTGTCCATGGGGCGCAGGCCTTATTAG
- a CDS encoding AI-2E family transporter yields the protein MAINFQKQLLFWGAAFALFFGFVCVFKGVLMPFALGFSIAYLLNPLVSCLEKAGLPRLLGTLLILSLFFVFAGVVLTVAIPPAYRESVSLIENIPGYMDVLFNFSEPYLSWIQDRLGDGYLESIKSFLRDNVGKIVTVTGGIVGGLASGGQAVAGFMTALVITPLAAFFMMKEWPYLTDWIEGLYPREHETVIRDLFKQIDQKLAGFVRGQLSVAFLLGVIYAVALSIAGLKYGFLIGLAAGALSIIPMVGSALGLVVGVGVAWFQTGEWSFVAIIAAIFIVGQIVEGNILTPKLVGDSVGLHPLWIVFALMAGGSLFGILGMLLAVPVAAVIGVLVGFAILQYKKSPLYKKLPSKRPKEKQKKKNG from the coding sequence ATGGCCATTAATTTTCAAAAACAGCTTTTGTTCTGGGGCGCGGCTTTTGCCCTGTTTTTCGGGTTCGTCTGCGTGTTCAAAGGGGTTTTGATGCCTTTTGCGCTGGGATTTTCGATTGCCTATCTTCTCAATCCCCTGGTGTCGTGTCTGGAAAAAGCCGGCCTGCCGAGGCTTTTGGGAACGCTTTTGATTCTATCGCTCTTTTTCGTTTTTGCCGGCGTTGTCCTGACGGTGGCCATTCCGCCGGCCTACAGGGAGTCCGTTTCCCTGATCGAGAATATTCCCGGATACATGGATGTGCTGTTTAATTTTTCCGAACCGTATCTTTCTTGGATTCAGGATCGTCTCGGCGACGGGTATCTCGAAAGCATAAAATCTTTTTTGCGCGACAATGTCGGTAAAATCGTTACCGTAACGGGCGGAATTGTGGGAGGATTGGCGTCCGGCGGACAGGCGGTCGCCGGGTTTATGACGGCGCTCGTGATTACACCGCTGGCGGCCTTTTTCATGATGAAGGAATGGCCGTATCTGACAGACTGGATAGAGGGGCTTTACCCGCGGGAGCATGAAACGGTGATACGGGATTTATTCAAACAGATTGACCAAAAACTGGCGGGGTTTGTCCGCGGGCAACTGTCCGTCGCTTTCCTGCTGGGGGTGATTTACGCCGTGGCCTTAAGTATCGCGGGGCTGAAATACGGGTTTCTTATCGGTCTGGCGGCGGGCGCGTTGTCGATTATTCCCATGGTCGGCTCCGCTTTGGGGCTGGTGGTCGGCGTCGGCGTGGCGTGGTTCCAGACGGGGGAATGGAGCTTTGTGGCCATTATCGCGGCCATTTTTATCGTCGGGCAGATTGTCGAAGGCAATATCCTCACGCCCAAGCTGGTCGGGGACAGCGTCGGGCTTCATCCTTTATGGATTGTGTTTGCGTTGATGGCGGGCGGCAGCCTGTTCGGCATTTTGGGGATGCTTCTGGCGGTTCCCGTCGCAGCCGTTATAGGGGTGCTCGTCGGGTTTGCGATTTTGCAGTACAAGAAAAGCCCCTTGTATAAAAAGCTCCCTTCCAAAAGACCAAAAGAGAAACAGAAAAAGAAAAATGGGTGA
- a CDS encoding DNA replication protein, producing the protein MGEPAVQIPLDLGHRTALGREDFLIAPSNEDAVAWLDLWPQWPAPAFVLYGQAASGKSHLAAVWGEKSHAVCVDPSILSEGSARDLAEKYEHLILDNADHLIGNLACEKGLFHLYNIFKEEQRSFLMVLEAPPVRRQFALPDLASRLRAAPSVAIREPDDLLLSALLVKLFNDRQLRVSEEVIAYILPRIERSFRAARDLIEKADQAAMVQKRAISVPLIRELLA; encoded by the coding sequence ATGGGTGAACCGGCTGTACAGATCCCTCTGGATTTAGGGCACCGGACTGCGCTGGGCCGGGAGGATTTCCTGATCGCCCCCAGCAATGAAGACGCCGTGGCCTGGCTGGACCTGTGGCCGCAATGGCCGGCGCCTGCGTTTGTCCTGTACGGGCAGGCGGCGAGCGGAAAGAGCCATCTGGCCGCCGTGTGGGGAGAAAAGTCCCATGCCGTATGCGTGGATCCGTCGATATTGTCTGAAGGCTCGGCGCGGGATCTGGCGGAAAAATACGAACATCTGATCCTCGACAATGCCGATCATCTGATTGGAAATCTGGCGTGCGAAAAGGGCCTGTTCCATCTGTATAATATTTTTAAAGAGGAGCAGCGCAGTTTCCTGATGGTTTTGGAAGCGCCGCCGGTCCGCCGCCAGTTCGCCCTGCCGGATCTGGCGTCCAGGCTGCGCGCCGCGCCGAGCGTCGCGATCCGGGAACCGGACGATCTTTTGCTCTCGGCGCTTTTGGTCAAACTTTTCAATGACCGTCAGTTGCGTGTCAGCGAAGAGGTGATCGCTTACATCCTGCCGCGCATCGAACGCTCTTTCAGGGCGGCGCGGGATTTGATCGAAAAAGCGGATCAGGCTGCCATGGTTCAGAAACGCGCTATTTCCGTGCCGCTTATCCGGGAATTGCTGGCTTAA
- the rnd gene encoding ribonuclease D — translation MIIQTQDDLEDFCAALARGPYLTIDTEFLRDKTYYSKLCLIQMAGPDVEARALDMIGTTLDWTPVYDLLVNENVLKVFHAARQDLEIFYQINGKIPHPIFDTQVAAMVCGYGDSISYSALVQDITGHPLEKSAQFTDWSRRPLSQKQLTYALNDVTYLREVYEKLHDTLRKKGRESWVNAEMTILTTPETYDSHPENAWERIKIRSDKPEVFAILKELAAWREATAQKKDVPRGRILKDETLADLALYKPKDMEGLLRVRSLPKPVAKGETGEKLVKLIKKAVQSPKDTWPRRENSRPFPKTARSTLEMLKMLLKINTGEADVTPKIIASAQDMERLAAEDAPDIPALKGWRHEIFGKDALRMKAGKLALTLQDGEIRLIELEEN, via the coding sequence ATGATTATTCAAACGCAAGACGATCTTGAGGATTTCTGCGCCGCGCTGGCCCGGGGCCCGTATCTCACGATCGATACGGAGTTCCTGCGGGATAAAACCTATTATTCAAAGCTTTGCCTGATCCAGATGGCCGGACCGGACGTGGAGGCAAGGGCGCTGGATATGATCGGCACAACCCTCGACTGGACGCCGGTTTATGACTTGCTGGTGAACGAGAATGTTTTGAAGGTGTTTCACGCGGCGCGGCAGGATCTGGAAATTTTTTACCAGATCAACGGCAAAATCCCCCACCCCATTTTCGATACGCAGGTGGCCGCGATGGTGTGCGGCTATGGCGATTCCATTTCCTACAGCGCGCTGGTGCAGGATATAACCGGGCATCCCCTTGAAAAAAGCGCCCAGTTTACCGACTGGTCCCGCCGCCCCTTAAGCCAGAAACAGCTTACCTATGCGCTGAACGACGTGACATACCTGCGGGAAGTCTATGAGAAGCTGCACGACACCTTGCGGAAAAAAGGACGGGAAAGCTGGGTGAACGCCGAAATGACGATTTTAACCACGCCCGAAACATACGACTCCCACCCGGAAAACGCATGGGAACGCATTAAAATCCGCTCCGACAAACCGGAAGTGTTCGCCATCTTAAAAGAACTCGCCGCATGGCGCGAAGCCACTGCACAAAAAAAGGACGTGCCGCGCGGACGCATTTTAAAGGACGAAACGCTCGCAGATCTGGCGCTCTACAAGCCCAAAGACATGGAAGGTCTTTTACGCGTGCGCTCCCTGCCCAAGCCCGTCGCCAAGGGGGAAACAGGAGAAAAACTCGTAAAGCTGATTAAAAAAGCCGTCCAAAGCCCGAAAGACACATGGCCACGGCGTGAAAACAGCCGCCCCTTCCCAAAAACCGCCCGCTCCACACTGGAAATGCTGAAGATGCTTCTCAAAATCAACACGGGGGAAGCGGACGTCACCCCCAAAATCATCGCCAGCGCACAGGACATGGAACGTCTGGCCGCGGAAGACGCCCCCGACATTCCGGCCCTCAAAGGCTGGCGGCATGAAATTTTCGGGAAAGACGCCCTCAGGATGAAAGCGGGAAAACTGGCCCTGACCCTTCAAGACGGGGAAATCCGGCTCATCGAACTGGAGGAAAATTAA
- the aspS gene encoding aspartate--tRNA ligase gives MHSYRTHHCGELRKGHEGQAVKLSGWIGRKRDHGGVLFIDLRDTYGITQCVVDEGSPLLEQVEGFRVESVITVVGKVRTRPGETQNPNMPTGEIELYIDEVTLQGAADVLPFQVAEDDGAGEDIRLKYRYLDLRREKMQKNIRLRNDVIFSIRERMHAQGFQEFQTPILTASSPEGARDYLVPSRLHPGKFYALPQAPQQFKQLLMVSGFDKYFQIAPCFRDEDGRADRLAEFYQLDMEMSFVSQQDVFDTVQPVIQGVFEQFNDFTGAGHKVEWLPHLRFEDAMLRYGTDKPDLRNPLEIVDVTEVFARDDVEFKAFKGTVEKGGVVRAIRAPQVFDQPRSFFDKLNSWAQGEGAPGLGYVVFKDGVGAGPIAKFIPEAAQEQLKELAGLEEGDAIFFVCNKELAAAKFAGLARDVICDALPEGHEAARETGVYKFCWVVDFPMYERDEHTGRIDFSHNPFSMPQGGMEDLENKDPEDIYAYQYDAICNGFELCSGAIRNHKPDIMEKAFSLAGYDKSVLEAKFGGMLNAFKFGAPPHGGCAFGIDRIVMLLADEPNLREVYAFVMNGQYEDQMMSAPGDITPEQLKDLHIRLDLPKAKVKKDEAA, from the coding sequence ATGCACAGCTACAGAACACATCATTGTGGGGAACTTAGAAAAGGGCATGAAGGGCAGGCGGTGAAACTCTCCGGCTGGATTGGCCGCAAGCGCGATCATGGCGGGGTTTTGTTTATCGATTTGCGCGATACCTACGGCATAACCCAATGTGTGGTGGATGAAGGCTCTCCCCTGCTGGAACAGGTGGAAGGCTTTCGTGTGGAGTCCGTGATTACGGTGGTGGGGAAGGTGCGGACCCGCCCGGGCGAAACACAGAATCCCAATATGCCTACCGGCGAGATCGAACTGTATATTGATGAAGTAACCCTGCAGGGCGCCGCCGATGTGCTGCCCTTCCAGGTGGCCGAAGATGACGGGGCGGGGGAGGATATCCGCCTGAAATACCGCTATCTGGATTTGCGCCGCGAAAAAATGCAGAAAAATATCCGCCTTAGAAACGACGTGATTTTTTCCATTCGCGAGCGTATGCACGCGCAGGGCTTTCAGGAATTCCAGACCCCGATTTTAACCGCGAGCAGCCCGGAAGGCGCGCGGGACTACCTTGTGCCCTCGCGGCTGCATCCGGGAAAATTCTACGCGCTTCCGCAGGCGCCGCAACAATTCAAACAGCTTTTGATGGTGTCGGGCTTCGATAAATATTTTCAGATCGCGCCATGCTTCCGGGATGAAGACGGGCGCGCGGACCGGCTTGCGGAGTTTTACCAGCTCGACATGGAAATGTCTTTTGTCAGCCAGCAGGATGTGTTCGATACCGTGCAGCCGGTGATTCAGGGCGTTTTTGAACAGTTCAACGACTTTACCGGCGCCGGGCACAAGGTCGAATGGCTTCCGCATCTGCGTTTCGAAGACGCCATGCTCAGATACGGGACCGACAAGCCGGACCTGCGCAATCCGCTGGAGATCGTGGATGTGACGGAAGTTTTCGCCCGCGACGATGTGGAATTCAAAGCCTTTAAAGGCACGGTTGAAAAAGGTGGCGTGGTGCGCGCCATCCGCGCGCCTCAAGTCTTCGACCAGCCGCGCAGCTTCTTTGACAAGCTCAATAGCTGGGCACAGGGCGAAGGCGCGCCGGGTCTGGGTTATGTGGTCTTTAAGGACGGCGTTGGGGCCGGACCGATTGCCAAATTTATCCCTGAAGCTGCGCAGGAACAGTTAAAGGAACTTGCCGGGCTGGAAGAGGGCGACGCCATCTTCTTTGTGTGCAATAAAGAGTTGGCTGCCGCCAAGTTTGCGGGTCTTGCCCGTGATGTCATCTGCGACGCCCTGCCCGAAGGTCATGAGGCCGCACGTGAGACAGGCGTTTATAAATTCTGCTGGGTGGTGGATTTCCCGATGTATGAGCGCGACGAACACACGGGCAGGATCGACTTTTCCCACAATCCCTTTTCCATGCCGCAAGGGGGGATGGAGGATCTCGAAAACAAAGATCCGGAAGACATTTACGCGTATCAGTATGACGCCATTTGCAACGGGTTCGAGCTGTGCTCCGGCGCGATCCGGAATCACAAGCCCGACATCATGGAAAAGGCGTTCAGCCTTGCCGGGTACGATAAATCCGTTCTGGAGGCCAAATTCGGCGGGATGCTGAATGCCTTTAAATTCGGTGCGCCGCCGCACGGAGGCTGCGCGTTCGGCATCGACCGGATTGTCATGCTGCTGGCGGACGAGCCGAACCTGCGCGAGGTTTACGCTTTTGTGATGAACGGCCAGTATGAAGACCAGATGATGTCCGCGCCCGGTGACATCACGCCGGAGCAGCTTAAGGACCTGCATATCAGGCTCGATTTGCCCAAGGCCAAAGTCAAAAAAGACGAAGCGGCTTAA
- the nfsB gene encoding oxygen-insensitive NAD(P)H nitroreductase yields the protein MGFDITDYAKGRYTAKAYDPGRKIPDEDIEKIKELLRYSPSSVNGQPWHFILASSEGAREKIARSTDALYSFNSPLIRNASHVVVFCGRLDMEEDFLKKLLAQEEKDGRFDADPSLKEKMNAGRSRFVALHKEERKDVKYWTARQVYLNLGAFLLGVSTMGIAATPMEGIDTQVLDEEFGLREKGYAALVVVALGYSDPEKDYNAKLPKSRLPCSDILTEV from the coding sequence ATGGGCTTTGACATTACAGATTACGCCAAGGGCCGCTATACGGCGAAGGCTTACGATCCGGGCCGGAAAATCCCCGATGAAGATATCGAAAAAATAAAGGAGCTTCTCCGCTACAGCCCCTCCAGCGTGAACGGGCAGCCCTGGCATTTTATTCTGGCCTCGTCGGAGGGCGCCAGGGAAAAAATCGCCAGGTCAACGGATGCGCTTTATTCCTTTAATTCCCCTCTCATCCGGAACGCGTCGCATGTCGTGGTGTTTTGCGGCAGGCTTGATATGGAAGAAGACTTCCTGAAGAAGCTTTTGGCGCAGGAAGAAAAAGACGGCCGTTTCGATGCGGACCCGTCTCTTAAAGAAAAAATGAATGCCGGGCGCAGCAGGTTCGTCGCTCTCCATAAGGAAGAGAGGAAGGATGTAAAATATTGGACGGCCCGGCAGGTTTATCTCAATCTGGGGGCGTTCTTGCTGGGGGTTTCGACGATGGGCATCGCGGCAACGCCGATGGAGGGGATTGATACGCAGGTTCTGGATGAAGAATTTGGTTTGCGCGAAAAAGGCTATGCCGCTCTTGTGGTCGTAGCGCTTGGCTATAGCGACCCTGAGAAGGATTACAATGCGAAGCTGCCGAAATCCCGCCTGCCCTGTTCGGACATTTTGACGGAAGTTTGA
- a CDS encoding alpha/beta hydrolase: MLFHFLLLYLSFVAVLYFTQRSMIYFPDTQKPDIGAYAQNNVTQMSVRTLDGLTLSGWFKPPLFQKDVVVFFHGNASHYGTRIEKAMAQAYKGYGFLLAGYRGYGGNPGKPSEEGLYNDARAWMHALVNRGVRAENIILYGESLGTGVAVQMALEYPDVKALVLESPYTSLPDVAAKTYFFVPVRLLMKDKFDSLSKIKKVKAPLLVLQGMKDRVVAPSFGQRLFAAANDPKEMVSLEGYGHNDMPDGILAQKLAAFVRSKAD, from the coding sequence ATGCTCTTTCATTTTCTTTTGCTGTACCTTTCTTTTGTGGCCGTTTTGTATTTCACGCAGCGCTCCATGATCTATTTTCCCGATACGCAAAAGCCGGATATCGGGGCTTACGCGCAGAACAATGTCACGCAGATGTCCGTCCGGACCCTTGACGGCCTGACGCTGTCGGGCTGGTTCAAGCCGCCGCTTTTTCAAAAAGATGTTGTGGTGTTTTTTCACGGCAATGCGTCCCATTACGGCACGCGGATCGAAAAGGCCATGGCGCAGGCTTATAAGGGGTACGGTTTTTTACTGGCGGGATACCGGGGCTATGGCGGCAATCCGGGAAAACCTTCCGAAGAGGGGCTGTATAACGATGCGCGCGCCTGGATGCATGCTTTGGTCAATCGGGGCGTAAGGGCGGAAAATATTATCCTCTACGGGGAGTCGCTGGGAACGGGGGTGGCGGTTCAGATGGCGCTGGAATATCCGGATGTAAAGGCGCTCGTTTTGGAATCCCCCTATACGAGTCTGCCGGACGTGGCGGCCAAAACCTATTTTTTCGTGCCGGTCCGTTTGTTGATGAAGGATAAATTCGACAGCCTGTCCAAAATCAAAAAGGTGAAGGCGCCGCTTTTGGTGTTGCAGGGGATGAAAGACAGGGTGGTTGCCCCGTCCTTCGGTCAAAGGCTTTTTGCTGCGGCGAACGATCCGAAAGAGATGGTTTCTCTCGAGGGTTACGGCCATAACGATATGCCGGACGGCATATTGGCGCAAAAGCTTGCGGCGTTTGTAAGAAGTAAGGCCGACTGA
- a CDS encoding penicillin-binding protein activator, producing the protein MFQIQRLHPLIPAFIMLAAFMVLSGCVASERQVPWASPAAQTAATQAPDTLPAPALASGQIQQALPAAATSSSARSYAALPAVKVAILLPLSGKSAPIGQAMLQAAQLAVFDIGYDNFQLIPRDTHGTPEGALQAATSALNNGAELILGPLFGPAVQAVKNVAAARRVNVIAFSTDWTLAGGNTYLMGFMPFSQVARVSAYAASKGIRTAGLLAPRDKYGNTLASAFETQAQRSGIRITDRFRFAAGNNNITAQLKPFTHYDPAAQQENPNLPPPYQAVFMPVGGQQADMLAGALGYYGITPDKVKKLGTGLWDDPQVASLPHMQGAWFAAPSPYMRKKFEDKYSQTYGQKPPRLSSMAYDATALAAVLARTGFQQAGRPAFDRAALTNPNGFAGMDGIFRFGTDNLVERGLAVLEIRHRRIVEIDPAPKTFQTARP; encoded by the coding sequence ATGTTCCAAATCCAGCGCCTTCACCCCCTTATCCCTGCCTTTATCATGCTCGCCGCTTTTATGGTTTTGTCCGGCTGCGTCGCCTCGGAACGCCAGGTGCCCTGGGCAAGCCCGGCCGCGCAAACAGCCGCCACACAGGCGCCGGATACGCTGCCCGCCCCGGCCCTTGCAAGCGGGCAGATACAGCAGGCGCTCCCCGCCGCCGCCACATCATCATCCGCCCGTTCCTATGCCGCGCTTCCGGCGGTCAAGGTCGCCATCCTGCTTCCCTTAAGCGGCAAGAGCGCCCCGATCGGGCAGGCCATGCTTCAGGCGGCGCAACTCGCCGTCTTTGATATCGGATACGACAATTTCCAGCTTATCCCCCGTGACACGCACGGAACGCCGGAAGGCGCGCTTCAGGCCGCCACCTCCGCGCTCAATAACGGCGCGGAGCTTATCCTCGGCCCCCTCTTCGGCCCGGCTGTGCAAGCCGTCAAAAATGTCGCCGCGGCACGGCGCGTCAACGTCATCGCCTTTTCCACCGACTGGACTCTGGCCGGCGGAAATACATATCTGATGGGCTTCATGCCCTTCTCGCAGGTCGCCCGCGTGAGCGCCTATGCCGCCTCCAAAGGCATTCGCACGGCCGGACTCCTCGCCCCGCGCGACAAATACGGCAATACCCTCGCCAGCGCCTTTGAAACGCAGGCGCAGCGCAGCGGTATCCGGATTACGGACCGCTTCCGCTTCGCCGCCGGTAACAACAATATCACCGCGCAGCTCAAACCCTTCACCCACTACGATCCGGCGGCGCAACAAGAAAACCCGAACCTGCCGCCGCCTTACCAGGCCGTATTCATGCCCGTGGGCGGACAGCAGGCCGACATGCTCGCCGGAGCGCTGGGCTATTACGGCATTACGCCGGACAAGGTCAAAAAACTCGGCACAGGGCTCTGGGACGACCCGCAGGTGGCAAGCCTGCCCCATATGCAAGGCGCGTGGTTCGCCGCGCCTTCGCCGTACATGCGCAAAAAATTTGAAGACAAATACAGCCAGACCTACGGACAAAAGCCGCCGCGCCTGTCTTCCATGGCCTATGACGCCACGGCGCTGGCCGCCGTTCTGGCCCGCACGGGATTCCAGCAGGCGGGCCGTCCGGCCTTCGACCGCGCCGCCTTGACCAACCCGAACGGCTTTGCCGGCATGGACGGCATTTTCCGCTTCGGCACCGACAATCTGGTAGAACGCGGGCTGGCCGTTCTGGAAATCCGCCACCGCCGCATCGTCGAAATCGACCCCGCGCCAAAAACATTCCAGACGGCGCGGCCATAA
- the rsmI gene encoding 16S rRNA (cytidine(1402)-2'-O)-methyltransferase, translated as MKPTQKNREGPESISLPAGLYLVATPIGNMRDMTFRALDVLAAVDFVACEDTRVTGKLLNAFGLKKKMLPYNDHSSARQRDLLMGHIRDGKSVALVSDAGTPLISDPGYKLVRGAVEQNIKVTSIPGASAAVTALQLSGLPSDAFCFAGFLPARTSARKKMLEKWAHVPGTLMFYETGPRLASSLKDMKAVLGDRSACVARELTKMFEEVRRGSLSALIAESLKKEPPKGEIVVVVGQGAAPEISSERLEDQITKALETMSVRDAAEAVSIASGKPKKAIYTLALKLSGRK; from the coding sequence ATGAAGCCTACACAAAAAAACAGGGAAGGACCAGAATCGATTTCCTTGCCGGCGGGACTTTACCTTGTGGCCACGCCTATCGGCAATATGCGCGATATGACCTTTCGGGCGCTGGATGTTCTGGCCGCAGTGGATTTTGTGGCTTGCGAGGATACGCGGGTGACGGGAAAACTTCTGAATGCTTTTGGCCTTAAAAAGAAAATGCTGCCTTATAACGACCATAGTTCCGCGCGGCAGCGTGATCTTCTTATGGGGCACATCAGGGACGGGAAATCCGTGGCTCTGGTCAGTGACGCGGGGACGCCGCTGATCTCCGATCCCGGTTACAAGCTTGTGCGCGGCGCGGTTGAGCAAAATATCAAGGTGACTTCCATTCCCGGCGCGAGCGCTGCCGTCACGGCCCTGCAGCTTTCCGGCCTGCCGAGCGATGCCTTTTGTTTTGCCGGATTTTTGCCTGCCAGAACATCGGCGCGGAAAAAAATGCTGGAAAAATGGGCGCATGTGCCGGGCACGCTTATGTTTTATGAAACGGGGCCGCGTCTGGCCAGCAGCCTGAAGGACATGAAAGCGGTGCTGGGGGATCGCTCCGCCTGCGTTGCGCGGGAACTGACAAAAATGTTTGAGGAAGTCCGGCGGGGAAGCCTGTCCGCGCTGATTGCGGAAAGCCTCAAAAAAGAGCCGCCGAAAGGAGAGATCGTGGTGGTGGTCGGGCAGGGCGCTGCGCCGGAAATATCCAGCGAACGCCTCGAAGACCAGATTACCAAAGCGCTGGAGACAATGTCCGTCCGCGATGCCGCGGAGGCGGTTTCGATCGCCAGCGGAAAGCCGAAAAAAGCGATTTACACTCTTGCGCTGAAATTGTCCGGTAGAAAATGA
- a CDS encoding YraN family protein translates to MSALPGKQDAYKRGLKAEKLAAVFLKIKGYDILAQRFKTPVGEIDLIARKGETLVIAEVKQRGSVEDALESVTPKMRRRIEQAALYYMQRHAEHGACDLRFDVMAVRWPFFIRHLDNAWRPAA, encoded by the coding sequence ATGAGCGCGTTGCCCGGCAAGCAAGACGCCTATAAACGGGGACTAAAGGCCGAAAAGCTTGCGGCGGTTTTTCTTAAAATAAAGGGGTATGACATTCTGGCGCAGCGTTTCAAAACGCCGGTGGGGGAAATCGACCTCATAGCCAGAAAAGGCGAAACGCTGGTCATTGCGGAGGTAAAGCAGCGCGGCAGCGTGGAAGACGCGCTGGAGTCTGTCACGCCGAAAATGCGCCGGCGGATCGAACAGGCGGCCCTGTATTACATGCAGCGCCATGCGGAACACGGGGCCTGTGATTTGCGTTTTGACGTGATGGCCGTGCGCTGGCCGTTTTTTATCCGGCATCTGGACAATGCATGGCGTCCGGCGGCATAA
- a CDS encoding BON domain-containing protein yields MIRKLFPFFLLSLFILPACSPVGLATGAGATIGVSAAKEGGISRALSDTEIQALINDAWLKHDLKMFSKLGTTVTQGRVLITGVVQDPQHRVEAVRLAWQVKGVKQVINEIRVADSEGIKGYVRDSWITTRLRTSLTFDRKVQSINYSIDTVQGVVYLMGFAQGREELEYVIEKASTIPHVKQVVSYVKLVGEQEKMREIRSAPSSEAAPAPDAVESEPLSSE; encoded by the coding sequence ATGATCAGAAAACTTTTTCCTTTTTTTCTTTTAAGTCTTTTTATTTTACCCGCCTGTTCGCCGGTGGGGCTTGCAACCGGGGCCGGGGCGACGATCGGCGTTTCGGCGGCGAAGGAGGGCGGGATCAGCCGCGCCCTGAGCGATACCGAAATTCAGGCGCTGATTAACGATGCGTGGCTCAAGCATGATCTGAAAATGTTTTCCAAACTGGGAACGACGGTAACTCAGGGGCGGGTGTTGATTACGGGCGTGGTGCAGGACCCGCAGCATCGTGTGGAGGCCGTCCGGCTGGCGTGGCAGGTGAAAGGCGTGAAACAGGTCATTAACGAAATCCGTGTGGCCGATAGCGAAGGGATCAAAGGGTATGTGCGGGACAGCTGGATTACCACGCGGCTGCGCACGTCTTTGACCTTTGACCGCAAGGTGCAATCCATCAATTATTCCATTGATACGGTGCAGGGCGTTGTCTATCTGATGGGCTTTGCGCAGGGGCGTGAAGAGCTGGAGTATGTGATCGAAAAAGCCAGCACCATTCCGCATGTCAAGCAGGTGGTGAGCTACGTCAAGCTGGTGGGGGAACAGGAGAAGATGCGCGAAATTCGCTCTGCGCCGTCTTCCGAAGCCGCTCCCGCGCCCGATGCCGTTGAGTCCGAGCCGCTTTCTTCCGAATGA